GACGATGGCGTAGAAAAACAACAAGAACAAAAACAACCTAAAGAGGAAGCACCGGCTCCTAAAGAAGAGCCTCCAGCAGAAGAGCAGCAACCCCAAGCAAAAGAAAGACCAGTAAAAGAGGAGCCAGAAGCCCCAGCAGAAGAAAGTCCTCCTGAGCAACAGGAACCGGCAGAAGAGCCAACCCCAGAAGGGGCTGAGGAACCTGAAGAAGCACCTGAAGAGCCAGAAGAAGCACCAGCAGAACCTGAAGAGACACCTGAGGAGCCAGAAGCACCTGAGGAACCTGAAGAGGATCCCATAGAAGAGATAGAGACTCCTGAAGAAGAAGAGCCAGAAGCTCAAGATGATGACATTAATATTGAAAAAGCTATGAATGTTCCAGAAGGATTTTCGGACAATGATATTCAACTGATGGCACAGGCTGTATACGGGGAGGCACGAGGCGAACCGTATGAAGGACAAGTAGCTGTTGCAGCCGTTATACTGAATCGAATCGAAAGTCCAATTTTCCCTAATACTGTATCTGATGTCATATTTGAACCTCTGGCATTCACGGCAGTAGCAGATGGGCAAATATGGATGGAGCCTAATGAGCGAGCAAGAAAAGCTGTTATGGATGCTATTAACGGTCAAGATCCATCAGGCAATGCCATCTACTATTTTAACCCTCAAACAGCAACGAATAAATGGATTTGGTCCCGTCCGCAAATTAAACAAATTGGCAAACACATTTTCTGTGAATAAACTTTGGAGGTGAAGCTAATGGCACGAAATATTATTATTGCTATATTAGTTGTAGTTGTTGCAGGTGCAGGATTTTGGGGCTATAGAGAACACGAGGAGAAAAACGCGATTTTAAATCATACAGAGAACACCTATCAACGAGCTTTTCATGATTTAACTTATCAGGTTGATTTGTTGCATGATGAAATTGGGTCCACTTTAGCCATGAATTCCACAGAAAAGCTCTCACCGTCGTTAGCGGAAGTGTGGCGGATAACCTCACAAGCTCAAAATGACTTAGGGCAATTACCTTTAGGTTTAATGCCATTTAGTAAAACTGAGGAGTTCTTAAAGAAGGTCGGTGATTTTTCATATCAGCATTCCATTAGGAATCAAGAACATGAGCCTCTAACTGATGAAAACTATGACGATTTAAAAACACTCTATAGTCAAGCGGCAGATATACAAAATGAATTAAGAAGTGTTCAGTCGTTAGTTTTAAAAGATCATTTAAGATGGATGGATGCGGAATTGGCCATGAGCGCAGGAGAAGAGCCCTTAAATAACGCCATAGTAAATGGGTTTAAAATTATCGATGATAAGGTATCTGGATTTTCGGAAGTTAATTTTGATTCCGAAACAGAACATGTAGCCGGAAATGATGAAAAAATATACGAACGAATCAAAGATGAAAAGACGATAACTAAGCAAGAAGCGGAGGAGGTTGCTAAAACATTTTTAGGGCGATCTGCGTTAGGTGATGTGCAAGTGACAGAAACAGGAGAAGGTTTAGATTACGAAGCATATAGCTTGACGATAGCTGACAGAAAGCATAATACTAACGTCACAATGGATATTACTAAAAATGGTGGGCATCCGGTGTGGATGTTGAATGAAAGAGATATTGATAAAGATGTCTTAAGCTTAAGTGAAGCCGCTGATAACGCTAAAAACTTTCTAGAAACTAACGACTTTAATGACATGCAATTAGTTGATAGTAAGCAATATGATAACGTGGGAGTCTTCCAGTTCGTGTTCGTTGATGACAAGATTCGAATTTACCCTGATGAAGTCGTGGTAGAAGTGGCTTTAGATGAAGGTGATATTATCGCGTTTGAAAACTTTGCCTATTTAGCAAACCATAAGGATGATCGTGAATTTAACTTAGAATTGACAAAAGAGGACGCTGAGGAAAAAGCAAATGGGAATCTCGATATTAAGGAACATTATGTGGCAGTGATTGAAAACCAAGCTGGAGACGAAGTGACATGTCATGAATTTTATGGGACGATCGAAAATGACACATTTCGTATCTTTATTAATGCGGAAACGGGAAATGAAGAACAAGTAGAAAAACTTCCTAATCCGGAACCTGTCTATCACTAAAATTTATGAACGAAGAGCCTTGACGGGGCCCTTCGTTCTTTTCATAATAAGAAGAAGGATATTGTGCGATGCATATCGAAGAAAAATTATAAACTTTAAATGTGGTTTATTTAGGAGGGTTCCTTTGATCAAAGTTGGTGAAACAATTTATTTAGAATTAAAAGAAGAAGAAGAAACGAAAAGATTGAGAAGTAAAATTCTTGATATGGAAGATGGGTGTTTATTTATTGACTTTCCAGTGGATGAAGTGTCTACTAAGCCGCGCTATTTCTTAGAAGGTACCCAATTTAGAGCCATGTTCCTAGGTGAAAACCAAATTGTCTATTTATTTGAAACAGAAGTGTTAGGAAAAACTGAAAGAAAAGTACCCATGCTTGTTATAAAAGACCCTGGCAAAGAGCACTATATGAAAATTCAAAGACGGGAGTACGTGAGAGTAGAGTCGAATGTTGATTGTGCAGTTTATTCGCCCGATAATCTCTTTGAGCCATTTACGACAGTGACAGCTGACTTGAGTGGGGGTGGCATGGCACTGGTTTTACCATCATCACATGAATTAAATTCTGGCGACCACGTGAAAACGTGGCTAGCTCTCGGCTATCAATCAGGAGAAACACATTTTATTTCTCTAAAAGCAACGTTTATTAGGGCATATAAAGAACAAGAACGGGACATCGGTTCTTTCCAATTTTTAGAAATAGACGAAAGGGATCGCCAAAAGATTGTTCGTTTTTGCTTTGAACAGCAATTAGTGTTAAAGCGGAGGGAGAAAATGTCATAAAGTCTGAATGGTAATCACCTATCGTGTTTTTTAAAAGTAGTGAAATAAGGGTGAATTAAGGTAACAATAAGCTTTATTTATATAAAAGTACTATTTACTAAATGTTGATATGTGATAAATGATCGTTAAAAAATAGACCGTTACCGTATAAATATGATAATATGTGGAGTATATCCACATTATTTAAGAGTTAGTTTAGGAAGGGTTGCAGCATGAATACTCAAATGAATATCGCAATAGACGGACCAGCAGGAGCTGGTAAAAGCACTGTCGCTAAGTTACTTGCTGAGAAACTAGGATTTGTTTATATAGATACAGGCGCAATGTACCGTGCGTTAACCTGGAAGGCCATTGAGGATAACGTAGACGTTAATGACGAGAAAAAGCTACACCAGCTATTAAAAGCATGTGATATAACACTTGTAAATGAATCCGGACGTTCAATCGTCAAGTTAAACGGACAAGATGTAAGTGAAGAAATACGAAATACGTCCGTCACAAACAATGTTTCTTATGTAGCAAAGCACCCCCTCATTCGTAAGGAAATGGTCTCTAAACAACAATTGTTAGCCACTGGTGGCGGGACTGTTATGGACGGAAGAGACATAGGCACTGCGGTGCTCCCTGAAGCAGATGTAAAGATATTTCTTACAGCGTCTGTGGAAGAAAGAGCAAAGCGCAGGCATGAGGAAAATATGGCAAAGGGAATGTCTTCTGATCTCGTTAAATTGAAAGAGGATATAGCTAAAAGAGATAAACTAGATTCAGAAAGAGACGTCGCGCCATTAAAGCAAGCTGAAGATGCTATTGTACTTGATTCAACTTCGATGTCCATTAAAGAAGTTGTAGAAAATATATTCGGCGTTATTGTTGAAAGGGATGGGACCGTTGAGCATTAAACTGTTTTCATTTGGTCAATTTCTATGTAGAGTGTTTTTCCGTATTTTTTATCGAGTTGAACTAATAGGTAAAGAAAACATTCCTGATGACGATGGCGTGTTGCTTTGTAGCAATCATATACATAATTTGGATCCACCATTAGTTGGATGTTTTTTGAAGAGAAAGACAAGGTTTATGGCGAAAGCTGAATTATTCGAAGCTCCTATTCTAAAAACGCTACTTCCGAAGCTTGGCGCCTTCCCAATACGTAGAGGCATGAGTGACCGTCAAGCATTAAGAACGGGCTTAAAACTATTAAATGATTCCGAGTTGATCGGTGTCTTTCCAGAAGGAACTCGCAGTAAAACGGGCACATTGGGAAAAGGATTGACTGGAGTGGGATTTTTCGCTCTTCGATCTGAGGCAGCTGTTGTTCCATGTGCTGTCATTGGCAGTTATAAACCCTTTTCAAAATTGAAGGTCATATATGGTCAACCGATTGATATGGCGACATTAAGAAATGAAAAAGCATCTGCGGAACAAGCAACTGAACAAATTATGACGAGTATCCAACAGCTTCTTGATATGTATAAGTCGCACTAACTGAAATTAGGTAATATCTTTCACTTATAGTGAAGGATAAGCATAAATACTTAGCATTTATGGATCCGGCGATTAGTGACCGGTACTTAGGGAGGTTAATGGCATGGTAGAAGAGATGAATAACGAAATGGCCGAGTTCAAATCCTTATCAGTAGGAGATTTGACAAAAGGTACGGTAGCAAAAGTTGAGGACAAACAAGCTTTCGTAAATGTTGGCTATAAAATGGACGGTGTATTACCAATTAGTGAACTGTCTAGTCTTCACGTCGAAAAAGTTGACGATGTTTTAAAAGAAGGGGAAGAGCACGAGTTTAAAGTGATTAAATTAACTGAAGAAGAGCTAGTTCTTTCTAAAAAAGCAGTCGTGGCTGAAAAAGCTTGGGATGATATTGAGCAAAAACTAGAATCAGGGGATACCTTCGAGGCTGAAGTAGCAGATGTAGTAAAAGGTGGCCTCGTTGTAGATGTTGGTGTTAGAGGGTTTATACCTGCTTCATTAGTTGAACGGCATTATGTGGAAGATTTTGCAGACTATAAAGGTAAAACACTCCGCCTCAAAGTAGTGGAAATGGACCGTGAGAAAAATAAATTGATTTTATCTCAGCGAGCTGTATTAGACGAGGAAGTGAATGAGAAGAAAAAGGAGACACTTTCTTCCGTGAATGAGGGTGAAATTATAGAAGGAACTGTCCAACGATTAACGAGTTTTGGTGTCTTTGTTGATATAGGGGGTGTAGATGGCCTCGTTCATATTTCACAAATGGCTCACCATCACGTTGAACAGCCTTCGGATGTCGTGAGTGAAGGTGACACAGTTAAAGTAAAAGTACTGGGCGTCGATCCGGACAATGAACGAATTTCCCTTTCTATTAAAGACACACTCCCTGGACCGTGGGAACTATTAGAGGGACAAATTCAACCAGGCCAAGTTATTAAAGGGACAGTAAGACGGCTCGTTTCCTTTGGTGCTTTTATAGAAGTGGCACCTGGTGTTGAAGGGCTTGTTCACATTTCGCAAATTGCCAATAGGCATATTGGGACACCAGGGGAAGTCTTAAAAGAAAACGAAGAAGTTTCAGCCAAAGTGTTAGATGTGAACACGAAAGATAAGCGGATATCGTTAAGCATTCGTGCATTAGAAGAAGAAAACGAAGCGAAAGCTGACAATGAAGCAAAGCAAGAGTACGAAAAAGATGATGATCACGGTGGCTTTTCATTAGGTGATGTCATTGGCGATCAATTAAAAAAATATAAAAACTAATAATGACGAAGTATTAATATACTAGAAGTAAAGGGTGAGAATTTGAGCCGTTCAAAAAGAAAGATAGATCACATTGAATATGCCATGCAAACTGGTCAAACTCGTGCCTCAGGACTTGATGATATTACCTTCGTTCATCAAAGCTTGCCTGACACGACCGTAAATCAAATCTCACTTTCTTCAAAAGTTGGCGAACTTCAATTTAGTTCGCCTATTTATATCAATGCTATGACAGGAGGCGGGGGGCGAAAGACTGAAAAAATAAACCGCCAACTTGCACAAATCGCTAATGTCTTAAATGTACCTATGGCTGTCGGCTCACAAATGTCCGCTGTGAAAGATAAGAATGAACAGCCCTCGTATAAAGTTGTCAGGCAGTACCACCCTAGAGGACTTGTCTTCGCTAATGTTGGTAGTGAAGCCACTGTAGAAGAAGTCTTATTTTGTATAAATATGTTGGAAGCAGACGCTTTGCAAATCCACATTAATGTGATTCAAGAGCTCGTTATGCCTGAAGGAGATAGGACTTTCAAAGGAGCCCTCCGACGTATAGAGACTATTATAAAAGCGATTGATATTCCAGTCATTGTTAAAGAAGTTGGGTTTGGGATGAGTCGAGAAACGGTGAAACAGTTGCATAATATTGGTGTTTCGTATGTAGATATTGGGGGATTTGGCGGAACTAATTTTTCTCTTATTGAAAATTCTCGACGTACTAGACAAATGACTTTCTTTGATCAATGGGGAATTCCTACAGCTGTCAGTGTTGCAGAGGCTGCAGTTTATAATACTGATAATTCTGACTTAACTATTTTTGCTTCTGGAGGTTTACAAAATGC
The Salipaludibacillus sp. LMS25 DNA segment above includes these coding regions:
- a CDS encoding flagellar brake protein, which gives rise to MIKVGETIYLELKEEEETKRLRSKILDMEDGCLFIDFPVDEVSTKPRYFLEGTQFRAMFLGENQIVYLFETEVLGKTERKVPMLVIKDPGKEHYMKIQRREYVRVESNVDCAVYSPDNLFEPFTTVTADLSGGGMALVLPSSHELNSGDHVKTWLALGYQSGETHFISLKATFIRAYKEQERDIGSFQFLEIDERDRQKIVRFCFEQQLVLKRREKMS
- a CDS encoding cell wall hydrolase; protein product: MKQNHTKLSVIQLIIVTLFCVVSLTIPQSAEAFSDQVVQRGATGDDVVELQARMQYNGYYNGTIDGVFGWQTYWSVKEFQKQFGLEVVDGVVGDKTKAMLERATKYDKEFVLQNLREGRKFTYYGGVDKNIQRGPKGSKGQPKKQPKDDGVEKQQEQKQPKEEAPAPKEEPPAEEQQPQAKERPVKEEPEAPAEESPPEQQEPAEEPTPEGAEEPEEAPEEPEEAPAEPEETPEEPEAPEEPEEDPIEEIETPEEEEPEAQDDDINIEKAMNVPEGFSDNDIQLMAQAVYGEARGEPYEGQVAVAAVILNRIESPIFPNTVSDVIFEPLAFTAVADGQIWMEPNERARKAVMDAINGQDPSGNAIYYFNPQTATNKWIWSRPQIKQIGKHIFCE
- the ypeB gene encoding germination protein YpeB; protein product: MARNIIIAILVVVVAGAGFWGYREHEEKNAILNHTENTYQRAFHDLTYQVDLLHDEIGSTLAMNSTEKLSPSLAEVWRITSQAQNDLGQLPLGLMPFSKTEEFLKKVGDFSYQHSIRNQEHEPLTDENYDDLKTLYSQAADIQNELRSVQSLVLKDHLRWMDAELAMSAGEEPLNNAIVNGFKIIDDKVSGFSEVNFDSETEHVAGNDEKIYERIKDEKTITKQEAEEVAKTFLGRSALGDVQVTETGEGLDYEAYSLTIADRKHNTNVTMDITKNGGHPVWMLNERDIDKDVLSLSEAADNAKNFLETNDFNDMQLVDSKQYDNVGVFQFVFVDDKIRIYPDEVVVEVALDEGDIIAFENFAYLANHKDDREFNLELTKEDAEEKANGNLDIKEHYVAVIENQAGDEVTCHEFYGTIENDTFRIFINAETGNEEQVEKLPNPEPVYH
- the fni gene encoding type 2 isopentenyl-diphosphate Delta-isomerase; translation: MSRSKRKIDHIEYAMQTGQTRASGLDDITFVHQSLPDTTVNQISLSSKVGELQFSSPIYINAMTGGGGRKTEKINRQLAQIANVLNVPMAVGSQMSAVKDKNEQPSYKVVRQYHPRGLVFANVGSEATVEEVLFCINMLEADALQIHINVIQELVMPEGDRTFKGALRRIETIIKAIDIPVIVKEVGFGMSRETVKQLHNIGVSYVDIGGFGGTNFSLIENSRRTRQMTFFDQWGIPTAVSVAEAAVYNTDNSDLTIFASGGLQNALDVAKVIALGANAAGLAGIVLKWVKDDGVEKTIDQLNGLLTDLKFIMAAVGAETVSDLKNRPIIISGSTREWLFERGIDTSAFANRHY
- a CDS encoding 1-acyl-sn-glycerol-3-phosphate acyltransferase, translating into MKLFSFGQFLCRVFFRIFYRVELIGKENIPDDDGVLLCSNHIHNLDPPLVGCFLKRKTRFMAKAELFEAPILKTLLPKLGAFPIRRGMSDRQALRTGLKLLNDSELIGVFPEGTRSKTGTLGKGLTGVGFFALRSEAAVVPCAVIGSYKPFSKLKVIYGQPIDMATLRNEKASAEQATEQIMTSIQQLLDMYKSH
- the cmk gene encoding (d)CMP kinase, with protein sequence MNTQMNIAIDGPAGAGKSTVAKLLAEKLGFVYIDTGAMYRALTWKAIEDNVDVNDEKKLHQLLKACDITLVNESGRSIVKLNGQDVSEEIRNTSVTNNVSYVAKHPLIRKEMVSKQQLLATGGGTVMDGRDIGTAVLPEADVKIFLTASVEERAKRRHEENMAKGMSSDLVKLKEDIAKRDKLDSERDVAPLKQAEDAIVLDSTSMSIKEVVENIFGVIVERDGTVEH
- the rpsA gene encoding 30S ribosomal protein S1, which gives rise to MVEEMNNEMAEFKSLSVGDLTKGTVAKVEDKQAFVNVGYKMDGVLPISELSSLHVEKVDDVLKEGEEHEFKVIKLTEEELVLSKKAVVAEKAWDDIEQKLESGDTFEAEVADVVKGGLVVDVGVRGFIPASLVERHYVEDFADYKGKTLRLKVVEMDREKNKLILSQRAVLDEEVNEKKKETLSSVNEGEIIEGTVQRLTSFGVFVDIGGVDGLVHISQMAHHHVEQPSDVVSEGDTVKVKVLGVDPDNERISLSIKDTLPGPWELLEGQIQPGQVIKGTVRRLVSFGAFIEVAPGVEGLVHISQIANRHIGTPGEVLKENEEVSAKVLDVNTKDKRISLSIRALEEENEAKADNEAKQEYEKDDDHGGFSLGDVIGDQLKKYKN